Part of the Janibacter endophyticus genome is shown below.
GCTGGGCGCTCGACGCGATGGACGTGGGGCTCATCTCCTTCGTCCTCGTCGTCCTGGCGCAGCAGTGGGACCTCAGCACGGCGGAGCGCTCGTGGGTCGTGACGATCGGCTTCATCGGGATGGCGCTCGGTGCGACCTTCGGCGGGCGTCTCTCGGACCGTTTCGGGCGGCGGACGGTCTTTGCCGCGACGCTCGTCGTCTACGGGCTGGCGACGGGCGCCTCTGCGCTGGCCGGGGGTCTCGCGGTCTTCCTCGTCCTGCGCTTCCTCGTCGGCCTCGGCCTCGGCGCCGAGCTGCCGGTGGCGTCGACCCTGGTCAGCGAGCTCTCGCCGACGAAGATCCGCGGTCGCCTCGTGGTGGCGCTGGAGTCCTTCTGGGCCTTCGGCTGGATCCTCGCCGCGGTGATCGGCTTCTACGTCGTGCCGAAGGGGGATGACGGCTGGCGCTGGGGACTGGCGCTCGGTCTGGTCCCGGCCCTCTACGCAGTCGTCGTGCGCTTCGGGCTGCCGGAGTCGGTCCACTTCCTCGAGCGAAGGGGGCGTGACGAGGAGGCCGAGCGGGTGGTCCGCGAGTTCGAGGAGGCAGCCGGGGTGCCGCCCGTGCCCTCCCGTGAGCTGCCCGAGTCGCCGGTCGCGCCCGCCGCGGACCTGTGGCGCGACGGTCACGCGCGGCGGACCGCAGGCATCTGGATCGTGTGGTTCTGCGTGAACTTCTCGTACTACGGCGCCTTCATCTGGATCCCGTCGCTGCTCGTGGCGCAGGGCTTCGACATCACGAAGTCCTTCCAGTTCACGCTGATCATCACGCTCGCCCAGCTGCCCGGGTACCTCGTCTCGGCGGTCCTCATCGAGATCTGGGGACGACGGGCGACGCTGGCCACCTTCCTCGTCGGCTCGGCGGTGTCTGCGTGGTTCTTCGGGCAGGCGGGCAACGACGTGGCGATCATCGCGGCCGGGTGCGCGCTGAGCTTCTTCAACCTCGGGGCGTGGGGCGCGCTCTACGCGATCACCCCGGAGATCTACCCGACGGTGATGCGCGGGACGGGCGCGGGGGCCGCGGCGGGCTTCGGCCGGATCGCCTCGATCCTCGCCCCGCTGTCGGTGCCCTTCCTCCTCGAGCGAGGTGGCGGAGAGGCACTCGTCTTCGGCCTCTTCGCAGCGGCCTTCGTCGTCGCCGCGATCGCGGCCTTCGTGCTCCTGCCTGAACGCAGGGGAGTTGCGCTGGAGGCCTAGCCGTTGAGCAGCGGAGATGGCCCGCAAACTAGAACTTGAATCTGGATTCAGGTATTGTCGTCAGTGACGACGCATCAACGACGAAGGGGCAGTGCAGTGTTTGCGATGACCGAGCGTGGCGAGGAGTACCGCGCCAAGCTGCTCACCTTCATGGATGAGCACGTGTACCCGGCGGAGAGCGTGTACCACCAGCAGATGGTGGACTCGGGTGATCCGAACCATCACCCGCAGGTGCTGGAGGACCTCAAGGCGGTGGCCAAGGAGCAGGGGTTGTGGAACCTCTTCCACCCGCATCCTGAGTGGGGTCCGGGGCTGACGAACCTCGAGTACGCCCATCTTGCGGAGATCACTGGTCGCAGCATGGAGCTGGCCCCGGAGGCGATCAACTGCAACGCGCCGGACACGGGGAACATGGAGGTCCTGACGTTGTTCGGGACCGATGAGCACAAGGAGAAGTGGCTCAAGCCGTTGCTGGCTGGTGAGATTGCCTCGGCGTTCGCGATGACCGAGCCTGCGGTGGCCAGCTCGGATGCGACGAACATCGAGACCTCGATGGTGCGGGATGGTGACGAGTATGTCATCAACGGTCGCAAGTGGTGGACCTCGAACGCGTTGCACAAGAACTGCAAGGTGCTCATCGTCATGGGCAAGACCGACCCGTCGGCTCCCAAACATCGTCAGCAGTCGATGATGGTGGTTCCGTTGGACACCCCTGGGGTGACGGTGGTGCGGGGTCTGCCGGTGTTCGGGTACCAGGACCGTGAGGGTCACGCCGAGGTGCTCTTCGAGGACGTGCGGGTGCCGGTGACGGCGTTGCTCGCCGGTGAGGGTGATGGCTTCATGATCAGCCAGGCCCGCCTGGGTCCGGGTCGGATCCACCACTGCATGCGTGCGATCGGTGTCGCGGAGCGCGCCCTGGACCTCATGATCGACCGGGCGACGGAGCGTGAAGCCTTCGGGGGTCCTCTCATCGACCGCCCGAACGTCCAGGACGTCATCGCCGAGTCGCGCATGGAGATCGAGATGGCGCGTCTGCTGACGCTCAAGGCCGCGCACCTCATGGACACCGTCGGCAACAAGCACGCGCGCATCGAGATCGCGGCGATCAAGGTCGTTGCACCGAACGTCGCCACGAGAGTCGTCGACCGGGCCATCCAGATCTTCGGCGGTGGCGGCGTCAGCGACGACTTCCCCCTGGCGAAGATGTACGCGGGTGTGCGTACGCTGCGCCTGGCGGACGGCCCGGACGAGGTGCACCGGATGACTATCGCGCGCCAGGAGATCCGCCGTCGCGCAGTCGAGACCGGCCGGATGCCGGCGAAGGGAGAGGGTCGATGACCGAGATCCAGGGGCTCGACACCGCGGCCATGGCCGAATGGATGGAGAGCCAGGGCATCGGTTCCCGGCCGATCGCCTTCGAGCGGGTGGGTCTGGGGCAGTCCAACCTCACCTTCCTCGCCACGGATGACGGGGGGTCCCGCTGGGTCCTCCGTCGTCCGCCCCTCGGCAGGATCCTCGCCTCGGCCCACGACGTCGCCCGGGAGCACCGGATCCTCAGCGCCCTCCAGGGCACCGGCGTCCCAGTCCCGACGGTTCGCGGGCTGTGCGAGGACCCGTCGGTCACCGACGTCCCCGTCATGGTCGTCGACTTCGTCGACGGGGCGGTTCTCAACGACAGCAGCGACTCCGAGCGGATCCCGGAGCCTCAGCGTCGCGAGGTCGGATTCAGGCTTGTCGAGGCGCTCGCGAGCATCCACGCCGTCGAACTCGACCGCGTCGGGCTGAGCGATCTCGGCAGCCACAGCCCCTATGGGGTTCGGCAGCTGCGGCGGTGGTCCGGCCAGTGGGAGAAGTCGAAGACCCGTGAGCTGCCCGTGCTCGACGACCTCACCCGACGTCTCACCGAGCTCGACCCCGGGTCGAGCGAGATCACCCTCGTCCACGGCGACGGGCACCTGCGGAACATGATCATCGACCCGCAGGACGCGAGCATCCGCGCGGTCCTCGACTGGGAGCTGTCCACCCTCGGCGACCCGATCGCGGACATCGGTACGTTGCTCGCCTACTGGGCCAGCCCGGGGGAGCCGCTGG
Proteins encoded:
- a CDS encoding MFS transporter encodes the protein MRPVDLDPAPDALTRPERLGRLPYTRKHTKLLLGSGTGWALDAMDVGLISFVLVVLAQQWDLSTAERSWVVTIGFIGMALGATFGGRLSDRFGRRTVFAATLVVYGLATGASALAGGLAVFLVLRFLVGLGLGAELPVASTLVSELSPTKIRGRLVVALESFWAFGWILAAVIGFYVVPKGDDGWRWGLALGLVPALYAVVVRFGLPESVHFLERRGRDEEAERVVREFEEAAGVPPVPSRELPESPVAPAADLWRDGHARRTAGIWIVWFCVNFSYYGAFIWIPSLLVAQGFDITKSFQFTLIITLAQLPGYLVSAVLIEIWGRRATLATFLVGSAVSAWFFGQAGNDVAIIAAGCALSFFNLGAWGALYAITPEIYPTVMRGTGAGAAAGFGRIASILAPLSVPFLLERGGGEALVFGLFAAAFVVAAIAAFVLLPERRGVALEA
- a CDS encoding acyl-CoA dehydrogenase family protein; amino-acid sequence: MTERGEEYRAKLLTFMDEHVYPAESVYHQQMVDSGDPNHHPQVLEDLKAVAKEQGLWNLFHPHPEWGPGLTNLEYAHLAEITGRSMELAPEAINCNAPDTGNMEVLTLFGTDEHKEKWLKPLLAGEIASAFAMTEPAVASSDATNIETSMVRDGDEYVINGRKWWTSNALHKNCKVLIVMGKTDPSAPKHRQQSMMVVPLDTPGVTVVRGLPVFGYQDREGHAEVLFEDVRVPVTALLAGEGDGFMISQARLGPGRIHHCMRAIGVAERALDLMIDRATEREAFGGPLIDRPNVQDVIAESRMEIEMARLLTLKAAHLMDTVGNKHARIEIAAIKVVAPNVATRVVDRAIQIFGGGGVSDDFPLAKMYAGVRTLRLADGPDEVHRMTIARQEIRRRAVETGRMPAKGEGR
- a CDS encoding phosphotransferase family protein, giving the protein MTEIQGLDTAAMAEWMESQGIGSRPIAFERVGLGQSNLTFLATDDGGSRWVLRRPPLGRILASAHDVAREHRILSALQGTGVPVPTVRGLCEDPSVTDVPVMVVDFVDGAVLNDSSDSERIPEPQRREVGFRLVEALASIHAVELDRVGLSDLGSHSPYGVRQLRRWSGQWEKSKTRELPVLDDLTRRLTELDPGSSEITLVHGDGHLRNMIIDPQDASIRAVLDWELSTLGDPIADIGTLLAYWASPGEPLAESFSATTVPGFAARDELAAHYARITGRDVSAVPFWHALGVWKIAIILEGVRRRQLDDERNLSASGHFPAEVVDVLARHAHAILDAGSPEG